A DNA window from Allokutzneria albata contains the following coding sequences:
- a CDS encoding HNH endonuclease signature motif containing protein — MAPADIEDDVVAAYAAIGKAVADFTSTLMKLYDDLDPQVQQYAGDVLMPLLHVSQVKGNKLIDRAMSLLDHPAVLEALSDGRIDEGKALMIIDQVSVLDAANQAIAEPVLINHAATHNYTASQRYARRYVLKLDAEAALRRHEEKRKQRLVEKFNLDDGMASLRVVLPALDAALAFDRIDRIARALPKDDRTLDQKRSDVAADLLMGKDTPAPQGEVCVNLTMPITNILGLTTDPVMLAGYGPLPAPIVADVAANGIWKRILTDPVTGMAEHIATYRPTQAQRELINARYPTCTMVGCNQPAHRCDVDHCCPFDGSNTTVANLRPKCRHHHRMKTHSNWSCENRPDGTHAWTTPSGKVIETELEPIAEPAPF, encoded by the coding sequence ATGGCCCCTGCCGATATCGAAGACGACGTCGTGGCCGCCTACGCCGCGATCGGTAAGGCGGTCGCGGACTTCACCTCGACCCTGATGAAGCTCTATGACGACCTCGACCCGCAAGTGCAGCAGTACGCCGGGGATGTCCTGATGCCCCTGTTGCATGTTTCTCAGGTCAAGGGCAACAAGCTCATCGACCGCGCCATGTCGCTGCTCGACCATCCGGCTGTGTTGGAAGCGTTGTCGGACGGTCGGATCGATGAGGGCAAGGCGTTGATGATCATCGATCAGGTCAGTGTCCTCGACGCAGCCAACCAAGCGATCGCTGAACCCGTGCTGATCAACCACGCCGCGACGCATAACTACACCGCCTCTCAACGTTATGCCCGGCGGTATGTCCTCAAGCTCGACGCCGAAGCAGCCCTGCGGCGTCATGAGGAGAAGCGCAAGCAGCGGTTGGTGGAGAAGTTCAACCTCGACGACGGCATGGCCTCCCTGCGCGTCGTCCTCCCGGCCCTCGACGCGGCGCTGGCCTTCGATCGCATCGACCGGATCGCCCGGGCGCTGCCGAAGGATGACCGAACGCTGGATCAGAAACGGTCGGATGTGGCCGCGGATTTGTTGATGGGTAAGGATACTCCGGCGCCGCAGGGGGAGGTGTGTGTGAACCTGACCATGCCGATCACCAACATCCTGGGCCTGACCACAGACCCGGTCATGCTCGCCGGATACGGACCGCTGCCCGCCCCCATCGTGGCCGATGTCGCCGCCAACGGGATCTGGAAGCGCATCCTGACTGACCCCGTCACCGGCATGGCCGAGCACATCGCCACCTACCGGCCGACCCAGGCGCAACGCGAGCTGATCAACGCGCGGTATCCGACGTGCACCATGGTCGGCTGCAACCAACCGGCGCACCGTTGCGACGTGGATCATTGTTGTCCCTTCGATGGCAGCAACACCACGGTCGCGAATCTGCGGCCGAAGTGCAGGCACCATCACCGGATGAAGACCCACTCCAACTGGTCCTGTGAGAACCGCCCCGATGGGACGCATGCGTGGACCACACCGAGTGGCAAGGTGATCGAGACCGAACTCGAACCCATCGCCGAGCCCGCGCCGTTCTAG
- the bla gene encoding class A beta-lactamase, with protein MALRSELSLTRQGKPGSSRRKPGLPAEALPGVRVPYARRRGPVPDRARPAGPRHAQGAPGQADPTPEAQPRQRATPTTHPTSRTLLLPACGTSQPDFTALEKQFGARLGVFAIDTATGKTVSHRENDRFAMASTFKAYAVAALLKRHGTEVLSKRVHFTQQEIVTYSPVTEKHVGTGMTVGELCGAAITKSDNTAGNQMLKLLGGPGELTKFAKSIGDGTTRLDRWETELNTAIPGDERDTSTPKALGSAYRDLVVGDVLPPAEREQLKKWLLTNTTGGERLRAGIPKEWSIGEKTGTGDYASANDVGVAWTEKGTPIAIAVLTTKDTKDAKADNALLARTAKLIVEALR; from the coding sequence ATGGCTCTACGGAGTGAACTTTCCCTTACGCGGCAAGGGAAACCAGGTTCCAGCCGCCGCAAGCCGGGGCTGCCAGCTGAGGCTTTACCTGGGGTGCGCGTGCCATACGCTCGTCGGCGAGGGCCGGTTCCTGACCGTGCCCGCCCGGCAGGCCCTCGGCACGCGCAAGGGGCCCCAGGTCAAGCCGACCCCACGCCGGAAGCCCAACCTCGACAAAGAGCAACCCCAACCACGCACCCGACGTCACGCACTCTCCTCCTCCCGGCTTGCGGAACAAGCCAACCCGACTTCACCGCTCTCGAAAAGCAGTTCGGCGCCCGCCTGGGCGTCTTCGCGATAGACACCGCGACCGGCAAAACGGTTTCCCACCGGGAGAACGACCGGTTCGCGATGGCGTCGACGTTCAAGGCGTACGCGGTGGCGGCGCTCCTCAAGAGGCACGGTACGGAGGTCCTGAGCAAGCGCGTCCACTTCACGCAGCAGGAGATCGTGACGTACTCGCCGGTCACCGAGAAGCACGTGGGCACCGGCATGACCGTCGGCGAGCTCTGTGGGGCGGCGATCACCAAGAGCGACAACACCGCGGGGAACCAGATGCTGAAACTGCTGGGCGGCCCCGGGGAGCTGACGAAGTTCGCGAAGTCGATCGGGGACGGCACGACGCGGCTGGATCGGTGGGAGACGGAGCTGAACACCGCGATCCCGGGCGACGAGCGCGACACGAGCACGCCGAAGGCGCTGGGGAGCGCCTATCGCGATCTTGTGGTCGGCGACGTCCTGCCGCCCGCGGAGCGCGAGCAGCTCAAGAAGTGGCTCCTGACGAACACGACGGGCGGCGAGCGGCTGCGCGCCGGGATCCCGAAGGAGTGGTCGATCGGTGAGAAGACGGGGACTGGCGACTACGCCTCGGCCAACGACGTCGGTGTGGCGTGGACCGAGAAGGGCACTCCGATCGCGATCGCGGTGCTGACCACAAAGGACACCAAGGACGCGAAGGCGGACAACGCGCTGCTCGCCCGCACGGCGAAGCTCATCGTGGAAGCGTTGCGGTGA
- a CDS encoding ImmA/IrrE family metallo-endopeptidase, with protein sequence MLAVLDRRWPGAARRLRPHPIVEMASWPEIRLRLVDEQLGERGCAVSGSYHPELTPPTVLVGRSLSHRRRAFTALHELGHHLQQTDTGLGERTFEASNPLQFQEKACDAFAAEVLLPDAELARPGLSAQDIVSIYQNSAASREACCIWASRHIRGTVVLLDASGAVLFASRRGAVSTPFIREALRSRISAADETGEAAWCDGYLIAVLRVRSSA encoded by the coding sequence ATGCTCGCGGTCCTCGACCGCAGGTGGCCCGGAGCCGCGCGGCGGCTGCGCCCCCATCCGATCGTCGAGATGGCTTCGTGGCCGGAGATCCGCCTCCGGCTCGTCGACGAGCAGCTGGGCGAGCGCGGGTGCGCGGTCTCCGGCAGCTACCACCCGGAGCTGACGCCGCCCACGGTGCTCGTCGGACGCTCGCTGTCGCACCGGCGGCGCGCGTTCACGGCGCTGCACGAGCTGGGCCACCACCTCCAGCAGACCGACACCGGCCTCGGCGAGCGCACCTTCGAAGCGTCGAATCCCTTGCAGTTCCAGGAAAAGGCGTGCGACGCGTTCGCCGCCGAGGTGCTGCTGCCCGATGCGGAACTCGCGCGGCCCGGGTTGTCCGCCCAGGACATCGTCTCGATCTACCAGAACTCGGCCGCTTCCCGTGAGGCCTGCTGCATCTGGGCTTCGCGGCACATTCGCGGGACTGTCGTGTTGTTGGACGCGTCGGGGGCTGTGCTCTTCGCTTCACGGCGCGGCGCGGTGTCCACGCCGTTCATCCGCGAGGCGTTGCGGTCACGGATTTCCGCTGCGGATGAAACCGGCGAGGCCGCGTGGTGCGACGGCTACCTGATCGCCGTTCTTCGCGTACGTTCGTCCGCGTGA
- a CDS encoding S9 family peptidase, which translates to MPELTAELIVDGKVPRRPVISPDGCWVVYTVHPLSKADEHPVAALWLAATDGGAPPRQLTAGTALDIAPRWAPDSAAVYFLSDRAERGTPQLHRIRLDGGEAEPLTAWKGGISDHLPLADPGVVALVAADEPTEEDERRERERDDARVYGERVRYARVRLLSLADKQIAAPIGPSERHVVELAQRPGGGPLALLSWPDTELDACFVDSAVHVVDLSTRETREICRTPASPSGLTWWRSGDDWRLAFLATTPPGPVGGEAVFSVDEPGQPDNLSAGMPMCPISLAAPASGGLLALFAHGLDSALHRIDTRTELSTMDGFADALTVSSSGAVVAALRSTSYAPVDVHSGPPEGPLTPLSHTRPELREITWGRQERLAYKASDGLELDGLLVLPPGKTRADGPFPLVTILHGGPYDRDADKLSVHWAPSGQWFATGGCAVFLANPRGGAGHGHEFAASVAGAVGVDDWTDILAGIDLLVAEGVADPQRLGFAGWSQGGFMAAWAVGQTDRFRAAVMGAGISDWGQMVAAGELATYDGTLGGSAGWEGVGPHRHDRLSPISHAAKVTTPVLILHGELDPNVPLAQGEYFHRALRALGVEHEYVVYPREKHSIAERAHQLDVLRRSRDWFTRWL; encoded by the coding sequence GTGCCCGAACTGACCGCGGAACTGATCGTCGACGGCAAGGTTCCGAGGAGGCCGGTCATCTCCCCGGACGGCTGTTGGGTGGTCTACACCGTGCACCCGCTCAGCAAGGCCGACGAGCACCCCGTCGCCGCGTTGTGGCTCGCGGCCACCGACGGCGGCGCACCGCCACGGCAGCTGACGGCGGGCACCGCGCTCGACATCGCGCCCAGGTGGGCTCCCGACTCCGCGGCCGTCTACTTCCTCTCTGATCGCGCCGAGCGGGGAACCCCGCAGCTGCACCGCATCCGGCTCGACGGCGGCGAGGCCGAGCCGCTGACCGCGTGGAAGGGCGGGATCAGCGACCACCTACCGCTGGCCGACCCCGGCGTGGTCGCACTCGTGGCCGCCGACGAGCCGACCGAGGAGGACGAGCGCCGCGAGCGCGAACGCGACGACGCCCGGGTCTACGGCGAGCGCGTCCGCTACGCCCGCGTGCGGCTGCTTTCCTTGGCCGACAAGCAGATCGCCGCTCCGATCGGTCCGTCCGAGCGACACGTGGTCGAGCTGGCGCAGCGCCCCGGCGGCGGCCCGCTGGCGCTGCTGAGCTGGCCGGACACGGAGTTGGACGCCTGCTTCGTGGATTCGGCGGTGCACGTGGTCGACCTCTCGACGAGGGAGACGCGCGAGATCTGCCGGACCCCGGCCTCGCCTTCGGGGCTGACCTGGTGGCGCTCCGGCGACGACTGGCGGCTGGCCTTCCTCGCCACCACGCCACCCGGTCCGGTCGGCGGCGAGGCGGTGTTCTCCGTCGACGAGCCGGGGCAGCCGGACAACCTCAGCGCCGGGATGCCGATGTGCCCGATCTCGCTGGCCGCTCCCGCGTCCGGCGGGCTGCTGGCGCTGTTCGCCCACGGGCTGGACTCCGCGCTGCACCGCATCGACACGCGCACCGAACTGTCCACAATGGATGGTTTCGCGGACGCGCTGACGGTCAGTTCCTCCGGCGCCGTCGTCGCCGCGCTGCGGAGCACGTCCTACGCGCCGGTCGACGTACACTCGGGTCCGCCGGAGGGGCCGCTCACCCCGCTCTCCCACACCCGCCCGGAGCTGCGCGAGATCACCTGGGGACGCCAGGAGCGGTTGGCGTACAAGGCATCCGACGGGCTGGAGCTGGACGGACTGCTGGTCCTCCCGCCGGGCAAGACCCGGGCCGACGGCCCGTTTCCCCTGGTCACGATCCTGCACGGCGGTCCGTACGACCGCGATGCCGACAAGCTGTCCGTGCATTGGGCGCCGTCCGGGCAGTGGTTCGCCACCGGGGGCTGCGCGGTGTTCCTGGCCAACCCGCGCGGCGGCGCCGGGCACGGGCACGAGTTCGCGGCGAGCGTGGCGGGCGCGGTCGGGGTGGACGACTGGACCGACATCCTCGCCGGGATCGACCTGCTGGTGGCCGAAGGCGTCGCCGACCCGCAGCGCCTCGGCTTCGCCGGGTGGAGCCAGGGCGGCTTCATGGCGGCGTGGGCGGTGGGGCAGACCGACCGCTTCCGCGCGGCCGTGATGGGCGCGGGCATCAGCGACTGGGGGCAGATGGTCGCGGCGGGGGAGCTGGCCACCTACGACGGCACCCTCGGCGGCAGCGCCGGCTGGGAGGGCGTCGGCCCGCACCGGCACGACCGGCTGAGCCCGATCTCCCACGCCGCGAAGGTGACGACGCCCGTGCTGATCCTGCACGGCGAACTCGACCCGAATGTCCCACTGGCACAGGGGGAGTACTTCCACCGCGCCCTCCGCGCGCTCGGCGTCGAGCACGAATACGTGGTCTACCCAAGGGAAAAGCACAGCATCGCCGAACGCGCCCACCAGCTCGACGTGCTGCGCCGCAGCCGGGACTGGTTCACCCGGTGGTTGTAG
- a CDS encoding pirin family protein has protein sequence MEILTARDVPLGGPRAMTVRRTLPQRHRSLIGAWCFVDHYGPADGNMDVAPHPHTGLQTVSWLFSGEIEHRDSLGSHAVIRPGRLNLMTSGDGICHSEVSTAGPLHGVQLWVALPDAHRHTARDFVSYTAEPVRLDGASLCVFLGSLAGSTSPVTTFTPLVGAEIVLDPHSRVELPVNPDFEHGVLLDTGVVSVAGTKLAPSDLGYLPTGSTGLTLVNHDAEPARLLLIGGAPFEEQILMWWNFVGRSHEEIVAFREAWERESEQFGRVEGYEGPVQRLPAPALPAVTIKPRPAAR, from the coding sequence ATGGAGATCCTGACCGCGCGCGATGTCCCGCTCGGCGGCCCACGCGCGATGACCGTGCGCCGCACGCTGCCGCAGCGCCATCGATCGCTGATCGGCGCGTGGTGCTTCGTCGACCACTACGGGCCCGCAGACGGAAACATGGACGTCGCACCGCACCCGCACACCGGCCTGCAAACCGTGAGCTGGTTGTTCAGCGGCGAGATCGAGCACCGCGACAGCCTCGGCAGCCACGCCGTGATCCGCCCCGGCCGGCTGAACCTGATGACCAGCGGCGACGGCATCTGCCACTCCGAGGTCTCCACCGCGGGCCCGCTGCACGGCGTCCAGCTGTGGGTGGCGCTGCCGGACGCGCACCGCCACACCGCCCGCGACTTCGTCAGCTACACGGCGGAGCCGGTGCGGCTCGACGGCGCCTCGCTGTGCGTCTTCCTCGGCAGCCTCGCCGGGAGCACGTCACCGGTCACCACGTTCACCCCGCTCGTCGGCGCGGAGATCGTCCTGGACCCGCACTCCCGCGTCGAGCTGCCGGTCAACCCGGACTTCGAGCACGGCGTGCTGCTGGACACGGGCGTCGTCTCGGTCGCGGGCACGAAGCTGGCGCCCAGCGACCTCGGCTACCTCCCCACGGGGTCGACCGGTCTCACGCTGGTGAACCACGACGCGGAGCCCGCGCGACTGCTGCTGATCGGTGGTGCGCCGTTCGAGGAGCAGATCCTCATGTGGTGGAACTTCGTCGGCCGCTCCCACGAGGAGATCGTCGCCTTCCGCGAGGCGTGGGAACGGGAGTCGGAGCAGTTCGGCCGCGTCGAGGGCTACGAGGGGCCGGTCCAGCGGCTGCCCGCGCCCGCGCTGCCCGCCGTGACCATCAAACCGCGCCCGGCCGCGCGCTGA
- a CDS encoding ClpX C4-type zinc finger protein, with protein MDGIRCSFCAKHHTEVNKVVAGPGVYICDGCVGMCVEIIASTAEAPVEWPDSTQMTDEEMLEALPRVAAVEKQVDAALRIWVSRLRARGVPWGRIGEALGVTRQTAWGRFSGEE; from the coding sequence GTGGACGGCATCCGATGTTCGTTCTGCGCCAAGCATCACACCGAGGTCAACAAGGTCGTCGCCGGGCCTGGGGTCTACATCTGCGACGGCTGCGTCGGCATGTGCGTGGAGATCATCGCCAGCACTGCCGAAGCACCGGTCGAGTGGCCGGACTCGACGCAGATGACCGACGAGGAGATGCTGGAGGCGCTGCCGCGCGTCGCCGCGGTGGAGAAGCAGGTCGACGCCGCGCTGCGGATCTGGGTGAGCAGGCTGCGCGCACGCGGGGTCCCCTGGGGCCGCATCGGCGAGGCACTCGGCGTCACCCGGCAGACCGCGTGGGGCCGGTTCTCCGGGGAGGAATAG
- a CDS encoding LuxR C-terminal-related transcriptional regulator produces the protein MAVDGISQDVRRGEVFGVLGPNGAGKTTTVECAAGLRRPDGGTVRVLGLDPLADPAVRLRVGVQLQHAVLPNRMNVREAMRIFASTSPRHADPDALLAEWELAEQHGTVFAALSGTLAGQEDLDVIGEAENGRVALDVVARELPDVVLMDLDAPREVLFRAVRAAARGEPVLAPGLTAKLLGRLRAPQPESLTDREVEVLGLVAKGLTNRATGRELAISEATVKTHLVHAFTKLGVDDHTAAVTVALERGLLRLNRR, from the coding sequence GTGGCCGTCGACGGGATCTCGCAGGACGTCCGGCGCGGCGAGGTCTTCGGCGTGCTCGGGCCGAACGGGGCCGGGAAGACCACCACCGTCGAGTGCGCGGCCGGGCTGCGCAGGCCCGACGGCGGCACGGTGCGGGTGCTCGGGCTGGACCCGCTGGCCGATCCGGCGGTGCGGCTGCGGGTCGGGGTGCAGCTGCAACACGCCGTGCTGCCGAACCGGATGAACGTGCGCGAGGCGATGCGGATCTTCGCCTCTACCTCCCCGCGGCACGCCGACCCGGACGCCCTGCTCGCCGAGTGGGAGCTGGCCGAGCAGCACGGCACCGTGTTCGCCGCGCTCTCCGGAACGCTTGCGGGACAAGAGGACCTGGACGTCATCGGCGAAGCGGAGAACGGCCGTGTGGCGCTGGACGTGGTCGCCCGCGAACTTCCCGACGTGGTGCTGATGGACCTGGACGCGCCGAGGGAGGTGCTGTTCCGCGCCGTGCGTGCCGCGGCGCGCGGCGAGCCCGTGCTCGCCCCGGGGCTCACCGCGAAGCTGCTCGGCCGGTTGCGCGCTCCCCAGCCGGAGTCGCTGACCGACCGCGAGGTGGAGGTCCTCGGCCTGGTGGCGAAGGGCCTGACCAACCGCGCGACCGGCCGCGAGCTGGCGATCTCCGAGGCGACCGTCAAGACGCACCTGGTGCACGCGTTCACCAAGCTCGGCGTGGACGACCACACCGCGGCGGTGACGGTCGCACTTGAACGCGGGCTGCTGCGGTTGAACCGGCGTTAG
- a CDS encoding dihydrofolate reductase family protein, with protein MRKLIYTFTVSLDGYVNDRKGSIDWSEPDDELHQFHNDRFRELEVSLHGRRLYELMAEYWPHVPADAPPILQDFAALWTGKRKVVFSRTLTDVHWNSTLVSENAVEEVRRLKAEGDGDMEVGGAGLAASLVPHGLIDEYQMFVAPVVLGGGTPMFPSLDSRIQLRLVETRQFATVVFHRYRTA; from the coding sequence ATGAGAAAACTCATCTACACGTTCACCGTGTCCCTGGACGGCTACGTCAACGATCGGAAGGGCAGCATCGACTGGAGCGAACCGGACGACGAGCTGCACCAGTTCCACAACGACCGCTTCCGCGAGCTCGAGGTCTCCCTGCACGGCCGCCGCCTGTACGAGCTGATGGCCGAGTACTGGCCGCACGTGCCGGCGGACGCGCCGCCGATCCTGCAGGACTTCGCCGCGCTCTGGACGGGGAAGCGCAAGGTCGTCTTCTCCCGCACGCTCACCGATGTGCACTGGAACAGCACGCTGGTCAGCGAGAACGCGGTGGAGGAGGTCCGCAGGCTCAAGGCCGAGGGTGACGGCGACATGGAGGTCGGCGGTGCGGGCCTCGCCGCCTCTCTGGTACCGCACGGACTCATCGACGAGTACCAGATGTTCGTCGCACCCGTGGTGCTCGGCGGCGGCACTCCGATGTTCCCGTCGCTGGACAGCCGCATCCAGCTCCGGCTGGTCGAGACGCGGCAGTTCGCCACCGTGGTGTTCCACCGCTACCGGACCGCCTAA
- a CDS encoding GH92 family glycosyl hydrolase, which yields MWPSSRRFVAGTAAGLLLAGLLTGTAHAAPPVDGVELVNPFIGTKNFGNTFPGASAPFGMVQVSPDTGGQGGYDYEQDSIYGFSQTHLSGVGCGVMGELPMMPTTGAVTTVDHNAYKSKYSHSDEEATPGYYRVGLSKYGVDAELTATPRTGWQRYTFPATGEANVLFNTGKANQTVYDSEIHIVGDRTIEGRVLAGGFCAGRDKHTVHFTATFDRPFAAHGTWRGSTITPGSRDAAGSGGNGGWVSFDAKTDRDVVVKVGLSYTGIEGARKNLLAETADSYDFDATRAKLRQAWVEKLGAIKVSGGSTERLRAFYTSLYHAQMHPNLAGDVDGRYIGFDNKVHIATGYTPYQNFSLWDTYRPQNQLLQIIEPQVARDVALSVLAIGRDGGWLPRWALAGSETNIMTGDPVVPFLVEAWSKGLLAGHEAEAYALMKTNATTTPPASSPYNGRSGVEYYKKRGYIPSGLKLGTDCAHKGGDNDCVHPASATMEYAAADASLALMAEKLGHREDARMFAERGQWYRNLWDSSINQFRPRTVDGTWMTPYNPVDAGHQFHEGGAHQYQWLVPQDPAGLVELMGGRKATEKRLDDFFAYDNLLADPAGTVRKDWITKPYDYYGKPTYNPNNEPDLHAPYMYLWAGAPAKTATVVRAAMTLFTTGPDGMTGNDDLGTMSAWYVFSSLGLYPTMNGATFLAMSSPQFESATIRIGQFGSQGGTLTITAPGASDAKRYIRSVALNGRDVRQTWVDWNAIARGGNLAHTLDTKPSQWGTGPGAEPPSVNRAQRDSRRHLDASLRDRVIATPIGTTDLTVNLDVLGQSPGVLPVLVQPTVPAGWQVSHQPPLIIRSFTLPRQETVPLRLRIPAGVSEGTYPLQVKVSAPGVEPVTRSVSLELRPAPTCVSTVSGQCAVDLSRDLNHDGTATVAQSSEGNFDGSGWSYDAALLPAQGPVTWGGVTYAAPSAQGTAPNFVEARGQTLLLPSGNHGRLSVVFASHSGPVSAGVTVHFTDGTSTEATVAVGDWAGSTPAGSTVALAMPHRIKAGSGVDGPPVKLFASSLPVTKPIRSLSLPNDPRVEIYALTLLPA from the coding sequence ATGTGGCCTTCCAGTAGGCGATTCGTGGCCGGAACGGCAGCCGGACTGCTGCTCGCCGGACTGCTCACGGGGACAGCGCACGCCGCTCCGCCGGTCGACGGCGTCGAGCTGGTGAACCCCTTCATCGGCACGAAGAACTTCGGCAACACCTTCCCCGGCGCGAGCGCGCCCTTCGGCATGGTGCAGGTCAGCCCGGACACCGGGGGCCAGGGCGGCTACGACTACGAGCAGGACTCGATCTACGGCTTCAGCCAGACCCACCTCTCCGGCGTGGGCTGCGGTGTCATGGGCGAGCTGCCGATGATGCCCACCACGGGCGCGGTGACCACGGTCGACCACAACGCCTACAAGTCGAAGTACTCGCACTCCGACGAGGAGGCCACGCCCGGCTACTACCGCGTGGGGCTGTCGAAGTACGGCGTCGACGCGGAGCTGACCGCGACGCCGCGCACCGGCTGGCAGCGCTACACCTTCCCCGCGACGGGCGAGGCGAACGTCCTGTTCAACACGGGCAAGGCGAACCAGACCGTCTACGACTCCGAGATCCACATCGTCGGTGACCGCACGATCGAGGGCCGCGTGCTCGCGGGCGGCTTCTGCGCGGGCCGCGACAAGCACACCGTGCACTTCACCGCGACGTTCGACCGGCCGTTCGCCGCGCACGGCACGTGGCGCGGCTCGACGATCACCCCGGGCAGCCGCGACGCGGCGGGCAGCGGCGGCAACGGCGGCTGGGTGAGCTTCGACGCGAAGACCGATCGCGACGTGGTGGTCAAGGTCGGCCTGTCCTACACGGGCATAGAGGGCGCGCGGAAGAACCTGCTCGCGGAGACGGCTGATTCCTACGACTTCGACGCCACGCGCGCGAAGTTGCGCCAGGCGTGGGTGGAGAAGCTGGGCGCCATCAAGGTGAGCGGCGGTTCCACGGAGCGACTGCGCGCGTTCTACACCTCGCTCTACCACGCGCAGATGCACCCGAACCTGGCCGGTGACGTGGACGGCCGCTACATCGGCTTCGACAACAAGGTGCACATCGCGACCGGCTACACGCCGTACCAGAACTTCTCGTTGTGGGACACCTATAGGCCGCAGAACCAGCTGTTGCAAATCATCGAGCCGCAGGTGGCGCGCGACGTCGCGTTGTCCGTGCTCGCGATCGGCCGCGACGGTGGTTGGTTGCCGCGGTGGGCGCTCGCGGGCAGCGAAACCAACATCATGACCGGTGACCCCGTGGTTCCGTTCCTGGTGGAGGCGTGGTCCAAGGGCTTGCTCGCCGGCCACGAGGCCGAGGCGTACGCGTTGATGAAGACCAACGCGACGACCACTCCCCCGGCGAGTTCGCCTTATAACGGACGATCCGGCGTGGAGTACTACAAGAAGCGCGGTTACATCCCGTCCGGCCTCAAGCTCGGCACGGACTGCGCGCACAAGGGCGGCGACAACGACTGCGTGCACCCGGCTTCGGCGACCATGGAGTACGCCGCCGCGGACGCGTCGCTCGCGCTCATGGCGGAGAAGCTGGGGCACCGCGAGGACGCGCGCATGTTCGCCGAGCGCGGCCAGTGGTACCGCAACCTGTGGGACTCCTCGATCAACCAGTTCCGCCCGCGCACCGTCGACGGCACATGGATGACGCCGTACAACCCGGTCGACGCGGGGCACCAGTTCCACGAGGGCGGCGCGCACCAATACCAGTGGCTTGTCCCCCAGGACCCCGCGGGGCTCGTGGAGCTGATGGGTGGGCGCAAGGCCACTGAGAAGCGGCTCGACGATTTCTTCGCCTACGACAACCTGCTGGCCGATCCCGCGGGCACAGTGCGCAAGGACTGGATCACCAAGCCTTACGACTACTACGGCAAACCGACGTACAACCCGAACAACGAGCCCGATCTGCACGCGCCGTACATGTACCTGTGGGCGGGCGCCCCGGCGAAGACCGCGACCGTCGTGCGCGCGGCGATGACGTTGTTCACCACGGGTCCGGACGGTATGACCGGCAACGACGACCTGGGCACGATGTCGGCGTGGTACGTGTTCTCCTCGCTCGGCCTGTACCCGACGATGAACGGCGCGACGTTCCTCGCGATGTCCAGCCCGCAGTTCGAGTCCGCAACCATCCGGATTGGACAGTTCGGCTCGCAGGGCGGCACGCTGACGATCACCGCACCGGGTGCCAGCGACGCGAAGCGCTACATCCGCAGCGTGGCGTTGAACGGCCGTGACGTCCGGCAGACGTGGGTGGACTGGAACGCCATCGCGCGCGGAGGGAACCTCGCGCACACGTTGGACACCAAGCCGTCGCAGTGGGGCACCGGCCCCGGCGCCGAGCCGCCTTCGGTGAACCGCGCGCAGCGTGATTCCCGTCGTCACCTCGACGCTTCGCTGCGGGACCGGGTCATCGCGACCCCCATCGGCACGACCGACCTCACCGTCAACCTCGACGTGCTGGGCCAGTCCCCGGGCGTGCTCCCGGTCCTCGTCCAGCCCACCGTGCCCGCCGGCTGGCAGGTCTCGCACCAGCCACCGTTGATCATCCGGTCCTTCACGCTGCCCCGCCAGGAGACCGTGCCGCTTCGCCTCCGGATTCCCGCAGGTGTCTCTGAGGGCACTTATCCCTTGCAGGTCAAGGTTTCCGCGCCTGGCGTCGAGCCGGTCACGCGCTCGGTCTCTCTTGAGCTGCGTCCAGCTCCCACGTGTGTGTCCACTGTGTCCGGTCAATGCGCCGTGGACCTCTCACGGGACCTCAACCACGACGGCACGGCCACCGTCGCCCAGTCCTCGGAGGGCAACTTCGACGGCAGTGGCTGGAGCTACGACGCCGCCCTGCTCCCCGCCCAAGGACCGGTCACGTGGGGCGGTGTCACCTACGCGGCTCCGTCCGCCCAGGGCACCGCGCCGAACTTCGTCGAGGCGCGTGGGCAGACGCTGCTCCTGCCGTCCGGCAACCACGGCCGCCTGAGCGTGGTGTTCGCTTCGCACAGCGGTCCCGTCTCGGCCGGGGTGACCGTGCACTTCACCGACGGGACCTCGACCGAGGCCACCGTCGCGGTCGGCGACTGGGCCGGCTCGACCCCGGCCGGGAGCACCGTCGCGCTCGCCATGCCCCACCGGATCAAGGCGGGCTCCGGAGTGGACGGACCGCCGGTGAAGCTGTTCGCGAGCTCTCTCCCGGTGACCAAACCGATCCGCTCCCTTTCACTGCCGAATGATCCTCGGGTGGAGATCTACGCGCTCACCCTCCTCCCGGCATAG